The proteins below are encoded in one region of Styela clava chromosome 4, kaStyClav1.hap1.2, whole genome shotgun sequence:
- the LOC120326283 gene encoding complement receptor type 2-like — translation MTDGRTIFSKMGLRKILHCFVVVTYGIVSISSVNYRASRCPPTYYRLHDRLCYKISSNPVFWTAANRACTRDKGSLMTMKSAVDVDNLRQIMSRSQQVTGSAFIGIIDRGDGAGYANLDETNIPNPFWEDHTSPIPQQLGDPRCGYIEFPGNGEWKSGACGARRKYICSYVPMDIQQRTAAKKQIRCHVCHGESSNQRCNARGTVLCPPNAGSCQNEVRVVNGKKTITKRCKQTRACMNNFLQNSKAMWLEAQCKPGKGKGSSVCRCCCEGNGCNAEELPCLAKGCDPIRVPKDGRIKCTDQYMVGSLCTFSCDFGFSIQGSKATRCTGETGWTSPVPECIRTQCAPIMTAPKNGSVACTNINFGASTCRFKCDYGYYLRGLSLTTCLGTSRWSVERPTCHLITCDRPLKQPENGRIVNRSPGIFGEITTFECVEKYFMVGNPGIRCTDRNLDGIGEWTNKEPTCRLIQCSALKKPLNGRVNTTTQNNEVGTLATFNCNEGYFLVGNPTLICEGPTKIGFGKWSGKEPKCAVIKCPKVTAPINGEEIQSTTSTPRYGTVITFTCKFGYFRNGAETSICVDQNGDGKGEWTNKVPTCKQIVCLPNLKPPTNGRFVRNGGSALSTTSEFACDRGYFLLGTSRITCQDENNDGAGEWSQSLPTCRQIKCEPFFGVPSNGGMICSKENDFGTNCQFSCDTGFFLSGSTSSSCVDDNGDGVGEWRNPVPTCEPIVCSWPLSPSAHGSVSCSEENLHGSECEFKCEEGYWLKDSDLLVCEGDGSRKDGKWSRNPPICFEINCDRPLMPPEFGSVSCDNRQKFGSACTFSCETGYHLVGDSKSVCRDVDNNGKGEWSGDNPSCKESSCRPSFNEIKFGKVTCSNENGYGSLCQFQCNPGYKLSGEETVSCGEPRTELRATWSSVKPKCEVRRCSEPKNPVGGKVICSDDSVLGSVCTFSCDADRYLNGKGRKTCITEDSNPGSDVIWNDPDPICQMITCKELESTSDLLTIKCTNSQLSLGTVCAFDCKEGYSLVGKGVTQCAEPTSRDVGTWTNSLPTCQRIKCQPESLSPLNGTVECTDGNFYGSVCTYQCGYGYILIGESTRKCLEDSAWDNLEPECATLTCDPRIEPPENGISTCSNENYIDSVCQSFCNLGYNMDGEINSRCVIKDDGTLKFTNPSPTCTPIYCDDIAGPIEGGNILCGIGQGNVEGNRYDTTCFLSCSNGWRAIGSTRTTCLGFGEWEGGIGRCEKIICQPPLGKPPRGDVACNRRENIPGTACTFKCNPGLQLDRNGVITCQDNGQWSSEPPACVSP, via the exons ATGACTGATGGTCGAacaattttctcaaaaatgGGGCTTAGAAAA ATTCTTCACTGTTTCGTCGTCGTAACATATGGTATtgtatcaatttcttcagtTAATTACAGAG CATCAAGATGTCCACCAACTTATTACAGACTTCACGATAGATTGTGCTATAAAATCAGCTCAAATCCCGTATTTTGGACAGCAGCAAATCGTGCCTGTACACGAGACAAGGGCTCCCTTATGACTATGAAATCTGCAGTCGATGTTGATAACCTCCGACAAATTATGAGCCGTTCGCAACAAGTGACAGGATCGGCATTTATAG gtATTATTGACAGAGGTGATGGCGCAGGCTACGCCAACTTAGATGAAACCAATATTCCAAATCCTTTTTGGGAAGATCATACTTCCCCTATTCCACAACAACTTGGGGATCCGAGATGTGGGTATATCGAATTTCCTGGCAATGGAGAATGGAAATCTGGCGCTTGTGGCGCAAGGAGAAAATACATATGTTCCTATGTGCCAA TGGATATTCAACAGCGAACCGCCGCCAAAAAGCAAATAAGATGTCACGTGTGCCATGGAGAATCTTCAAATCAACGATGTAATGCCCGAGGAACAGTTTTATGTCCACCAAATGCG GGTTCTTGCCAAAACGAGGTACGAGTTGTCAATGGAAAGAAAACAATTACTAAACGATGTAAACAGACGAGAGCGTGCATGAataattttcttcaaaattcaAAAGCGATGTGGCTCGAGGCTCAATGTAAACCCGGAAAGGGAAAGGGAAGCAGTGTGTGTAGATGTTGCTGCGAAGGAAACGGATGCAACGCTGAAGAACTGCCTTGTCTAGCAA AGGGGTGTGATCCTATACGAGTTCCAAAAGATGGACGTATAAAATGTACAGATCAGTATATGGTTGGATCCCTGTGTACGTTTTCTTGTGATTTCGGATTTAGCATTCAAGGAAGTAAAGCAACTCGATGTACAGGAGAAACAGGATGGACATCACCCGTACCTGAATGCATAC GTACGCAGTGTGCACCAATCATGACAGCACCCAAAAATGGGAGCGTTGCATGCACTAACATTAATTTTGGTGCATCGACGTGCAGATTTAAATGCGACTACGGATATTATCTCCGAGGACTTTCTCTAACAACTTGTCTTGGAACTTCTCGATGGAGCGTTGAACGTCCAACCTGCCATT TGATAACGTGCGATAGACCCCTAAAACAGCCAGAGAATGGACGAATTGTCAATCGAAGCCCGGGAATATTTGGTGAAATAACAACATTTGAATGTGTCGAAAAATATTTCATGGTTGGAAATCCAGGGATTCGATGCACGGATAGAAATTTAGATGGAATCGGCGAATGGACAAATAAAGAACCAACATGCAGAC TTATACAATGCTCGGCTTTAAAAAAGCCGCTAAACGGGAGAGTAAATACAACGACTCAAAACAACGAAGTTGGAACGCTGGCAACATTTAATTGCAATGAGGGGTACTTTCTAGTGGGCAACCCTACTTTAATTTGTGAAGGTCCTACCAAGATTGGTTTTGGTAAATGGAGCGGAAAAGAGCCTAAATGTGCAG TTATCAAATGCCCAAAAGTGACTGCACCTATCAACGGAGAAGAAATTCAGTCAACAACATCGACACCACGGTATGGAACTGTGATCACCTTCACTTGTAAATTTGGATATTTTCGAAATGGGGCTGAAACGTCCATCTGCGTTGATCAAAATGGAGATGGGAAAGGAGAATGGACGAATAAAGTACCTACATGTAAAC AGATCGTTTGCCTGCCAAATTTGAAGCCACCAACCAACGGTCGATTTGTCCGGAACGGTGGTTCAGCTTTATCAACGACATCCGAGTTCGCCTGCGATCGGGGATATTTCCTCTTAGGAACTTCGAGAATTACTTGTCAGGATGAAAACAACGACGGCGCTGGAGAATGGAGCCAAAGTTTGCCAACATGCAGAC AAATTAAGTGTGAGCCGTTTTTCGGTGTTCCAAGTAATGGTGGAATGATTTGCTCAAAGGAGAATGATTTTGGAACAAATTGTCAGTTTTCGTGTGATACCGGATTCTTTTTGTCTGGATCTACATCATCATCATGTGTTGATGACAACGGAGATGGTGTGGGCGAATGGAGAAATCCAGTACCCACTTGTGAAC CAATCGTATGCTCTTGGCCACTGAGTCCTTCGGCACATGGAAGTGTTTCGTGCTCGGAGGAAAATTTGCACGGATCGGAGTGTGAATTTAAATGTGAAGAGGGTTATTGGCTGAAAGACTCTGATCTTCTTGTATGCGAAGGAGACGGCAGCAGAAAAGATGGAAAATGGTCAAGAAATCCTCCAATCTGTTTTG AAATTAACTGTGACAGACCACTCATGCCACCGGAATTCGGATCAGTATCTTGTGACAACAGACAAAAGTTTGGATCAGCATGCACATTCTCTTGTGAGACAGGTTACCATCTTGTTGGCGACTCTAAATCTGTTTGTCGTGACGTCGATAATAACGGGAAAGGTGAATGGAGTGGAGACAACCCATCTTGTAAAG AATCCAGTTGTCGCCCGTCATTTAATGAAATCAAGTTTGGAAAAGTTACCTGTAGTAATGAGAATGGATATGGAAGTTTATGCCAATTCCAGTGCAATCCGGGATACAAGTTGAGCGGAGAGGAAACTGTTTCATGCGGCGAACCAAGAACTGAATTACGAGCTACATGGAGCAGCGTTAAACCAAAATGTGAAG TACGTCGATGTTCCGAACCGAAAAATCCAGTCGGTGGAAAAGTGATCTGTAGCGATGACTCAGTGCTGGGAAGCGTATGTACGTTCTCATGTGATGCTGACAGATATCTCAATGGAAAAGGTAGAAAGACATGCATAACTGAAGATTCCAACCCCGGGTCTGATGTAATTTGGAATGACCCAGATCCTATTTGTCAGA TGATCACCTGCAAAGAACTGGAGTCAACTTCCGACCTTCTCACTATTAAATGCACCAACTCCCAACTTTCCCTCGGTACCGTCTGTGCATTTGATTGCAAGGAAGGATATTCATTAGTCGGCAAAGGAGTAACTCAATGTGCAGAACCGACTTCCCGAGATGTAGGAACTTGGACAAATTCTCTGCCAACTTGTCAAC gaATAAAATGCCAGCCAGAAAGTTTAAGTCCGTTGAACGGAACTGTGGAATGTACCGATGGAAACTTCTACGGTAGCGTATGTACTTATCAATGTGGTTACGGTTATATTTTGATTGGAGAAAGTACTAGAAAATGTCTAGAAGATTCAGCCTGGGACAATTTAGAACCGGAATGCGCGA CATTGACCTGTGACCCCCGCATTGAACCGCCTGAGAATGGAATATCAACTTGTTCCAATGAGAATTACATTGATAGCGTTTGTCAATCATTCTGCAACTTGGGTTACAATATGGATGGAGAAATTAATAGTCGATGTGTTATAAAAGACGATGGAACCTTGAAATTTACAAATCCGTCTCCGACCTGCACAC CAATCTATTGTGATGACATTGCCGGCCCAATAGAAGGCGGAAATATACTATGTGGGATCGGACAAGGAAACGTTGAGGGTAACAGATACGATACAACTTGTTTCTTATCATGCAGTAATGGGTGGAGAGCTATTGGGTCAACTCGAACAACTTGCCTTGGATTTGGAGAATGGGAAGGCGGTATTGGAAGATGCGAAA AAATAATCTGCCAACCTCCACTTGGAAAACCACCTAGGGGAGACGTTGCTTGTAACAGACGAGAAAACATACCAGGAACTGCTTGTACTTTCAAATGTAATCCGGGATTACAACTGGACAGGAATGGAGTAATAACCTGTCAAGATAATGGCCAATGGAGTAGTGAACCTCCTGCTTGCGTATCTCCATGA
- the LOC120326264 gene encoding uncharacterized protein LOC120326264, whose product MFPFTILLLTFSSTWLSTCCMKLSDAQKKCYVNSTYYEEGETFGHTFKGSPCKFECTCVIRKIKNLWIPTGACVHRCPPMSYPPGCEPVSDECCARSYICPDGEKCQDKETGMMYAIGETWERTTTDSSCECTCFGERVGRHQCKCIKTVPINFMEEEYEVEPTKIPCEEDDSQSCSACPLGMTTCPIRGKCERWPYMFEGIGMECTCYGSEGTRCASKREEDRRRDEEGEVEKFVEEEKNRRKRSQSVPSVIELYIYEDQSKTVEPSYTRINKDARTFPDEN is encoded by the exons ATGTTTCcgtttacaattttgttattgacTTTTTCTTCAACCTGGTTGTCAACGTGCTGTATGAAGCTATCGGACGCTCAAA AAAAATGCTACGTGAATTCAACCTACTACGAAGAAGGGGAAACGTTCGGCCACACATTCAAAGGATCGCCATGTAAATTTGAATGCACATGTGTAattcgaaaaattaaaaatctctGGATTCCTACAGGGGCATGTGTTCACAG ATGTCCTCCAATGAGTTATCCACCTGGATGCGAACCCGTTTCAGACGAATGTTGTGCTAGGTCTTATATATGTCCCGATGGAGAGAAGTGTCAAGATAAAGAg ACTGGTATGATGTATGCCATTGGTGAAACCTGGGAACGAACAACAACGGATTCATCATGTGAGTGTACATGTTTTGGGGAAAGAGTTGGAAGACATCAATGCAAATGTA TTAAAACTGTTCCAATCAATTTTATGGAAGAGGAGTATGAAGTAGAACCAACTAAAATACCTTGCGAAGAAGATGATTCGCAATCTTGCTCGGCATGCCCTTTGG GAATGACAACTTGCCCAATTCGCGGAAAATGTGAAAGATGGCCCTACATGTTTGAAGGAATTGGTATGGAATGCACTTGTTACGGATCAGAAGGAACTCGATGTGCTTCCAAAAGAGAAGAAGACAGACGTAGGGATGAAGAGGGCGAAGTTGAAAAATTTGTAGAGGAAGAAAAAAATCGTAGAAAGAG ATCGCAGTCAGTGCCCAGTGTTATAGAATTGTATATATACGAAGACCAAAGTAAAACCGTCGAACCATCTTATACAAGAATAAACAAAGATGCAAGAACGTTTCCAGACGAGAACTAA